The proteins below come from a single Nocardiopsis gilva YIM 90087 genomic window:
- a CDS encoding 2Fe-2S iron-sulfur cluster-binding protein, with translation MSGRRRPAWTDPSGAEAPEVGVVFDGRPLTARAGEPLSAALLAAGVRTVSTSISTGRPRGVYAVDSAEPCAYVRVDSPPGEAMAQATRVEAHDGLRAAGLAGYARLPDDREPARSDKSWAHCDVLVVGAGPAGLAAALAAARAGARVILADERPHPGGDLLGSRRDIDGTPAAEWIEAAIAELRAHPEARVFTRTAVTGHYDHGEHIALERRPRQEATGDGASDERSRPVSYRLWRIRTRRTVLTTGAGERPFAFQGNDRPGVMLAGAAARYAWRYGVLPGRRAVVSGCHDEALWAAVDLHDAGIELAAVADARPAPGTAPVAALRERGIDVLTEHAATRTVATADGVLSDAALAPVDRQGRVIGPDQTFACDLLAVSGGHDPAIALAAHTGMRPRWSPPHAAFLPGPLPDATHCVGAAAGTRGADAARAAGQQAGHAAAVAALRTDGGVPAPRAGNGAHGQASGEHGAGDAAGGTPPMALWAVTAPHSDDALTFVDLHRDVTLADLRAAIEAGMTSIEHIKRFTTIGTGPDQGRTSGVLTAGIVAQWLGRSMDQVGGTQQRPPAVPIPFAALAGPDRGDLLYPARRTPMHDWHVARGAVFEDVGQWKRARYYPRGGEDMRAAVLRECRAAREGVAVLDASTLGKIIVAGHDAPVFLDRVYTGKFSSLGVGRCRYGVMCGADGMVLDDGVAVRLSDHRYLVTTTSGNAETVLAWLEEWAQEEWPDLCVHFTHATDHFATVSVVGPRSRDVMARIAPDLDVSAEGFPFMRFRDATVAGVPARVLRVSFTGELTFEIYVCSWYGRAVWEAVMAAGEPHGITPYGTETMHVLRAEKGFIVVGHETDGSVTPLDLGMGWAVSKRKDFVGKRSLSRPDTARDDREQLVGLLPDDTGHVLAEGAQLVAGPPGAASGAASGAPAAWPMPVAPPPRPAPTQGRVTSAYDSAALGRTFGLGLLRGGHERHGERLYAVHLDRIVPVTVTDPVFYDKEGLRRDG, from the coding sequence ATGAGCGGGCGACGGCGCCCCGCGTGGACCGACCCCAGCGGGGCCGAGGCACCGGAGGTCGGCGTCGTCTTCGACGGCCGGCCCCTGACCGCGCGCGCCGGGGAGCCGCTGTCCGCCGCGCTGCTGGCCGCCGGGGTGCGCACCGTGAGCACCTCCATCTCCACCGGGCGCCCGCGCGGCGTGTACGCCGTCGACTCCGCCGAGCCGTGCGCCTATGTGCGGGTGGACTCGCCCCCGGGCGAGGCCATGGCGCAGGCCACCCGTGTCGAGGCCCACGACGGACTGCGCGCCGCCGGGCTGGCCGGATACGCCCGCCTGCCCGACGACCGCGAACCCGCCCGCTCCGACAAGTCCTGGGCGCACTGCGACGTCCTCGTCGTCGGCGCCGGCCCGGCCGGACTCGCCGCGGCTCTGGCCGCCGCCCGTGCCGGGGCGCGGGTCATCCTCGCCGACGAGCGCCCGCACCCCGGCGGCGACCTGCTGGGATCGCGGCGCGACATCGACGGGACACCGGCCGCCGAGTGGATCGAGGCGGCCATCGCCGAGCTCCGCGCCCACCCCGAGGCGCGCGTGTTCACCCGCACCGCCGTCACCGGCCACTACGACCACGGCGAGCACATCGCGCTGGAGCGCCGACCGCGGCAGGAGGCGACCGGCGACGGCGCGTCGGACGAGCGGTCCCGGCCCGTCTCCTACCGGCTGTGGCGCATCCGGACCCGCCGCACCGTCCTGACCACCGGCGCCGGGGAGCGGCCGTTCGCCTTCCAGGGAAACGACCGCCCCGGCGTCATGCTCGCGGGCGCCGCCGCCCGGTACGCCTGGCGCTACGGTGTCCTGCCCGGACGCCGCGCCGTCGTCTCCGGCTGCCACGACGAGGCGCTGTGGGCCGCCGTCGACCTGCACGACGCCGGGATCGAGCTCGCCGCCGTCGCCGACGCCCGACCCGCCCCCGGAACCGCGCCCGTCGCCGCGCTGCGGGAGCGCGGCATCGACGTCCTGACCGAACACGCCGCCACCCGGACCGTGGCCACCGCCGACGGGGTGCTGTCCGACGCCGCGCTGGCCCCCGTCGACCGCCAGGGCCGCGTCATCGGACCGGACCAGACCTTCGCCTGCGACCTCCTCGCGGTCTCCGGCGGCCACGATCCCGCGATCGCGCTCGCCGCCCACACCGGCATGCGGCCCCGCTGGTCGCCGCCGCACGCCGCCTTCCTGCCCGGACCCCTGCCCGACGCGACGCACTGCGTAGGGGCGGCGGCCGGAACCCGCGGCGCCGACGCCGCCCGCGCCGCCGGACAGCAGGCGGGCCACGCGGCCGCCGTCGCGGCGCTGCGCACCGACGGCGGCGTCCCGGCACCGCGGGCCGGGAACGGCGCCCACGGGCAGGCGAGCGGGGAACACGGGGCCGGCGACGCGGCGGGCGGCACGCCGCCCATGGCGCTGTGGGCGGTCACCGCCCCGCACAGCGACGACGCGCTGACCTTCGTCGACCTGCACCGGGACGTCACGCTCGCCGACCTCCGCGCCGCCATCGAGGCCGGGATGACCTCCATCGAGCACATCAAGCGCTTCACCACCATCGGCACCGGCCCCGACCAGGGGCGCACCTCGGGCGTCCTCACCGCCGGGATCGTCGCCCAGTGGCTCGGCCGGTCCATGGACCAGGTCGGCGGCACACAGCAGCGCCCGCCGGCCGTGCCCATCCCGTTCGCCGCCCTGGCCGGGCCGGACCGCGGGGACCTGCTCTACCCGGCGCGCCGGACACCCATGCACGACTGGCACGTGGCCCGCGGGGCGGTCTTCGAGGACGTCGGGCAGTGGAAGCGCGCCCGCTACTATCCCCGGGGCGGGGAGGACATGCGCGCGGCGGTGCTGCGCGAGTGCCGGGCCGCCCGGGAGGGCGTGGCGGTCCTCGACGCCTCCACCCTCGGCAAGATCATCGTGGCCGGCCACGACGCCCCGGTGTTCCTCGACCGCGTTTACACCGGAAAGTTCTCCAGCCTGGGCGTGGGCCGCTGCCGCTACGGCGTCATGTGCGGCGCCGACGGCATGGTCCTCGACGACGGTGTCGCCGTGCGCCTGTCCGACCACCGCTACCTGGTCACCACGACGTCGGGCAACGCCGAGACGGTGCTCGCCTGGCTGGAGGAGTGGGCCCAGGAGGAGTGGCCGGACCTCTGCGTGCACTTCACCCACGCCACCGACCACTTCGCCACGGTCAGCGTGGTCGGCCCGCGCTCCCGCGACGTGATGGCGCGCATCGCCCCCGACCTGGACGTCTCCGCCGAGGGCTTCCCGTTCATGAGGTTCCGCGACGCCACCGTTGCTGGGGTCCCCGCCCGCGTGCTGCGCGTCAGCTTCACCGGCGAGCTCACCTTCGAGATCTACGTCTGCTCCTGGTACGGGCGCGCCGTGTGGGAGGCGGTCATGGCGGCCGGGGAGCCCCACGGAATCACCCCGTACGGCACCGAGACCATGCACGTGCTGCGGGCGGAGAAGGGGTTCATCGTCGTCGGGCATGAGACCGATGGCAGCGTCACCCCGCTCGACCTCGGCATGGGGTGGGCGGTCTCCAAACGCAAGGACTTCGTCGGCAAGCGGTCGCTGAGCCGCCCCGACACCGCGCGCGACGACCGGGAGCAGCTGGTCGGACTGCTTCCCGACGACACGGGGCACGTTCTCGCCGAGGGAGCGCAGCTGGTGGCCGGGCCACCGGGTGCCGCGAGCGGTGCCGCGTCCGGCGCCCCCGCGGCGTGGCCGATGCCGGTCGCGCCCCCACCGCGCCCGGCTCCGACCCAGGGCCGCGTCACCTCCGCCTACGACAGTGCGGCGCTGGGCCGCACCTTCGGGCTCGGCCTGCTGCGCGGTGGCCACGAGCGGCACGGCGAACGGCTCTACGCCGTGCACCTGGACCGGATCGTCCCGGTGACCGTGACCGATCCGGTGTTCTACGACAAGGAGGGCCTGCGCCGTGATGGATGA
- a CDS encoding GcvT family protein, with translation MAAPRPAPRTVPRIVIIGAGIVGCALADELTVRGYTDVTVVDQGDLYRTGGSTSHAPGLVFQTNGAKTMSDFADYTVRKYGALRTADDRPCFNPVGGLELAATPERLDELHRRCGWARSWGIEAQVLDPDACAAAHPLVHADRVLGGLHTPTDGLAAALPAARAQGEAAILRGARFLARHRVLDVETTGGRVTGVVTDQGNIPADLVVCCAGMWGPRITRMVGMTLPLTPLAHQFGWTGPVPALAGAPAEAVHPILRHQEHDLYYREKFDRVGVGYYGHRPMPVDPDAIGAPGPADDEGMPSEQPFTPVDFDPAWTATLDLLPDLAETKLDEGINGLFSFTPDNMPLLGESPDVAGFWVAEAVWITHSAGVARAVAEWIVDGTSTFDLHACDINRFQRHQLAPGYLLERDCQNFVEVYDALHPLQPMEEPRPLRVAPFHSRQHELGAFFLEANGWERPHWYEANADLVEGRGITPPGPWAARYWSPIVGAEAQVTRERVAMYDMSSLMRLEVTGPGAAAFLNRMTTGRAERTPGFVAYCLLLDATGRLRGDITMARITHDHYQLGVNSPLDLDWLRRHLPSDGSVQVQDITARTTCIGLWGPRARQLMQPLADHDLSNHGLRYFRCARMHVGEVPVLAMRVSYVGELGWELYTTPDLGLRLWDTLWRAGRPLGVIAAGRGAFNSLRLEKGYRAFGVEMTDEHDPYEAGLGFALRMAKDDFLGRDALAARDPGAVQRRLCCLTTTPDPADTVMGGEPVYLPGEDGTAAGYVTSAAYGHTLGTGIAYAWLPADRAEPGTQLEIGYFDRRIPATVATDPLFDPEMARLRA, from the coding sequence ATGGCCGCACCTCGTCCCGCCCCTCGGACCGTCCCCCGAATCGTGATCATCGGCGCGGGTATCGTCGGCTGCGCGCTCGCCGACGAACTCACCGTGCGCGGCTACACCGACGTCACCGTGGTCGACCAGGGCGATCTCTACCGCACCGGAGGCTCCACCTCCCACGCTCCCGGCCTGGTGTTCCAGACCAACGGCGCCAAGACCATGTCCGACTTCGCCGACTACACCGTGCGCAAGTACGGCGCGCTGCGCACGGCCGACGACCGCCCCTGCTTCAACCCCGTCGGCGGACTGGAACTGGCCGCCACCCCCGAACGCCTCGACGAGCTGCACCGCCGCTGTGGCTGGGCGCGCTCCTGGGGGATCGAGGCCCAGGTGCTCGACCCGGACGCCTGCGCCGCCGCCCACCCCCTCGTCCACGCCGACCGCGTCCTCGGCGGCCTGCACACGCCCACCGACGGCCTGGCCGCGGCGCTCCCGGCCGCGCGCGCCCAGGGCGAGGCCGCCATCCTGCGCGGGGCGCGCTTCCTGGCCCGGCACCGCGTCCTCGACGTCGAGACCACCGGTGGGCGGGTCACCGGCGTCGTCACCGACCAGGGCAACATCCCCGCCGACCTGGTGGTCTGCTGCGCGGGGATGTGGGGCCCGCGCATCACCCGCATGGTCGGGATGACGCTTCCGCTCACCCCCCTCGCGCACCAGTTCGGCTGGACCGGCCCGGTCCCCGCGCTCGCCGGGGCCCCGGCCGAGGCCGTCCACCCGATCCTGCGCCACCAGGAACACGACCTGTACTACCGGGAGAAGTTCGACCGCGTCGGCGTCGGCTACTACGGCCACCGGCCCATGCCCGTCGACCCCGACGCCATCGGCGCCCCCGGCCCGGCGGACGACGAGGGCATGCCCTCGGAGCAGCCGTTCACCCCCGTCGACTTCGACCCGGCGTGGACCGCCACCCTCGACCTGCTCCCCGACCTCGCCGAGACCAAGCTCGACGAGGGCATCAACGGGCTGTTCTCCTTTACCCCCGACAACATGCCGCTGCTCGGGGAGTCGCCCGACGTCGCGGGGTTCTGGGTGGCCGAGGCCGTCTGGATCACCCACTCTGCCGGGGTCGCACGCGCCGTGGCCGAGTGGATCGTCGACGGCACCTCCACCTTCGACCTGCACGCTTGCGACATCAACCGGTTCCAGCGCCACCAGCTCGCCCCCGGCTACCTGCTCGAACGCGACTGCCAGAACTTCGTGGAGGTCTACGACGCCCTCCACCCGCTCCAGCCGATGGAGGAGCCCCGCCCGCTGCGCGTCGCCCCCTTCCACTCCCGCCAGCACGAGCTCGGCGCCTTCTTCCTGGAAGCCAACGGCTGGGAGCGCCCGCACTGGTACGAGGCCAACGCCGACCTGGTCGAGGGGCGCGGCATCACCCCGCCCGGGCCGTGGGCCGCGCGCTACTGGTCGCCGATCGTCGGCGCCGAGGCCCAGGTCACCCGCGAGCGCGTGGCGATGTACGACATGTCCTCGCTGATGCGGCTGGAGGTCACCGGCCCCGGCGCCGCCGCGTTCCTCAACCGCATGACCACCGGCCGCGCCGAGCGCACCCCCGGCTTCGTCGCCTACTGCCTGCTGCTCGACGCCACCGGGCGGCTGCGCGGCGACATCACGATGGCCCGGATCACCCACGACCACTACCAGCTGGGCGTCAACAGCCCCCTGGACCTGGACTGGCTCCGCCGCCACCTGCCGTCCGACGGCTCCGTCCAGGTGCAGGACATCACCGCCCGCACCACCTGCATCGGGCTGTGGGGGCCGCGCGCCCGCCAGCTCATGCAGCCGCTGGCCGACCACGACCTGTCCAACCACGGCCTGCGCTACTTCCGCTGCGCGCGCATGCACGTGGGCGAGGTGCCGGTGCTGGCGATGCGCGTCTCCTATGTCGGTGAACTGGGCTGGGAGCTCTACACCACGCCCGACCTGGGCCTGCGGCTCTGGGACACGCTCTGGCGGGCCGGGCGGCCGCTCGGGGTCATCGCCGCCGGGCGCGGCGCCTTCAACAGCCTCCGGCTGGAGAAGGGCTACCGCGCGTTCGGCGTGGAGATGACCGACGAGCACGACCCCTACGAGGCCGGACTCGGCTTCGCCCTGCGCATGGCCAAGGACGACTTCCTCGGGCGCGACGCCCTGGCGGCGCGCGACCCGGGCGCGGTCCAGCGCCGGTTGTGCTGCCTGACCACCACGCCCGATCCCGCCGACACCGTCATGGGCGGCGAACCCGTCTACCTCCCCGGCGAGGACGGCACCGCCGCCGGGTACGTCACCAGCGCCGCCTACGGCCACACGCTCGGCACCGGCATCGCCTACGCCTGGCTGCCCGCCGACCGCGCCGAGCCCGGCACCCAGCTGGAGATCGGCTACTTCGACCGGCGCATCCCGGCCACCGTGGCCACCGACCCCCTGTTCGACCCCGAGATGGCGAGGCTGCGCGCATGA
- a CDS encoding sarcosine oxidase subunit gamma: MDETTTAEVPAPRAEPRSPVAHLADRIGGAGSADTALLRELPFLAQVELRVDADEEQAASRLAGEFLGCPLPEAGRVSGGGHPYVLWCGPGWYLVVDGGATGRGLAAGLCAALGGEYGAVCGSVVDVSGQRTVLELRGPRARDVLAQGCPLDLHPRVFAAGAYAQTLFATTNIGIHHTGMHSNGNGVREKEGSENGVPVFRILVRASFADHLTRRLLDAMETETRGSATTS, encoded by the coding sequence ATGGATGAGACGACGACGGCCGAGGTTCCGGCCCCGCGCGCCGAACCGCGCAGCCCGGTCGCCCACCTGGCCGACCGCATCGGCGGAGCCGGCTCCGCCGACACCGCGCTCCTGCGGGAGCTGCCGTTCCTCGCCCAGGTCGAGCTGCGCGTCGACGCCGACGAGGAGCAGGCCGCCTCCCGCCTGGCCGGGGAGTTCCTGGGCTGCCCGTTGCCCGAGGCCGGCCGCGTGTCGGGGGGCGGGCACCCCTACGTGCTGTGGTGCGGCCCGGGCTGGTACCTGGTCGTGGACGGCGGTGCCACCGGGCGCGGGCTGGCCGCCGGGCTGTGCGCGGCGCTGGGCGGCGAGTACGGCGCGGTGTGCGGCAGCGTCGTCGACGTCTCCGGGCAGCGCACGGTGCTGGAACTGCGCGGCCCGCGCGCCCGCGACGTGCTGGCCCAGGGCTGCCCCCTGGACCTGCACCCGCGTGTCTTCGCGGCGGGAGCCTACGCGCAGACGCTGTTCGCCACGACCAACATCGGCATCCACCACACGGGGATGCATAGCAACGGAAACGGGGTAAGGGAGAAGGAGGGATCGGAGAACGGCGTACCGGTGTTCCGCATCCTCGTACGCGCGTCGTTCGCCGACCACCTCACGCGGCGGCTGCTCGATGCGATGGAAACCGAGACCCGGGGGAGTGCCACCACGAGCTGA
- a CDS encoding sarcosine oxidase subunit beta family protein, giving the protein MIGDASLWRKRDPDDHYDVVIVGSGGHGLATAYYLAREHGIRDVAVLERGWLAGGNMARNTAIIRSNYLWDASAGIYEHALGLWEGLEEELGRPMLLSQRGVLNLAHTTHDVRESVRRVNANRLNGIDAEWLGPEEVKKLVPIIDTTPALRYPVLGATYQPRAGIAKHDLVAWAFAAAADALGVHMIEDCEVTGFQRSGDRVVGVHTSRGPIGAGKVALCAAGHTSVLAERLGLRLPVQSHPLQAMVTQLLEPVIDTVVMSSAVHVYVSQADKGELVLGAGIDAYNGYGQRGSFCTIEHQVAAAVALFPILEHAQLLRTWGGIVDVTPDASPIIGPTPFEGLYLNCGWGTGGFKATPGAGHVFADTIANDRPHPLAAPFGLERFTTGALVDEHGAAAVAH; this is encoded by the coding sequence ATGATCGGCGACGCATCCCTGTGGCGGAAGCGCGACCCGGACGACCACTACGACGTGGTCATCGTCGGCTCGGGCGGGCACGGCCTGGCCACCGCCTACTACCTGGCGCGCGAACACGGCATCCGCGACGTCGCGGTGCTGGAGCGCGGCTGGCTGGCCGGCGGCAACATGGCCCGCAACACGGCCATCATCCGCTCCAACTACCTGTGGGACGCCAGCGCCGGGATCTACGAGCACGCGCTGGGCCTGTGGGAGGGGCTGGAGGAGGAGCTCGGCCGCCCCATGCTGCTCAGCCAGCGCGGCGTGCTCAACCTCGCGCACACCACCCACGACGTCCGCGAGTCCGTGCGGCGGGTCAACGCCAACCGGCTCAACGGCATCGACGCCGAATGGCTGGGGCCCGAGGAGGTCAAGAAGCTCGTCCCCATCATCGACACCACCCCCGCCCTGCGCTACCCGGTGCTGGGCGCCACCTACCAGCCGCGCGCCGGTATCGCCAAGCACGACCTCGTGGCCTGGGCGTTCGCAGCTGCGGCCGACGCGCTCGGCGTCCACATGATCGAGGACTGCGAGGTCACCGGCTTCCAGCGGAGCGGCGACCGCGTCGTCGGCGTGCACACGAGCCGCGGCCCCATCGGCGCGGGCAAGGTCGCGCTGTGCGCCGCCGGGCACACCTCCGTCCTGGCCGAGCGCCTGGGCCTGCGCCTGCCGGTGCAGAGCCACCCGCTGCAGGCCATGGTCACCCAGCTGCTGGAACCGGTCATCGACACGGTGGTCATGTCCAGCGCCGTGCACGTCTACGTCAGCCAGGCCGACAAGGGAGAGCTCGTCCTGGGCGCCGGTATCGACGCCTACAACGGCTACGGCCAGCGCGGCTCGTTCTGCACCATCGAGCACCAGGTCGCGGCGGCCGTCGCGCTCTTCCCGATCCTCGAGCACGCCCAGCTGCTGCGCACCTGGGGCGGCATCGTCGACGTCACCCCCGACGCCTCACCCATCATCGGCCCCACCCCGTTCGAGGGCCTCTACCTGAACTGCGGGTGGGGCACGGGCGGGTTCAAGGCCACCCCCGGCGCGGGGCACGTCTTCGCCGACACCATCGCCAACGACCGCCCGCATCCGCTGGCCGCGCCCTTCGGGCTGGAGCGGTTCACCACGGGGGCACTGGTCGACGAACACGGCGCCGCGGCCGTCGCCCATTGA
- a CDS encoding sarcosine oxidase subunit delta, whose translation MLLIPCPWCGPRDEAEFRYGGQAGVAYPRDPWALDDGAWAEFLFVRDNPKGWFAERWFHTAGCRRWCHVLRDTLDNRIAASGPAGTQLPEPDTGDVDEPADPATANPARPAPGSRA comes from the coding sequence ATGCTGCTCATCCCCTGCCCCTGGTGCGGCCCCCGGGACGAGGCCGAATTCCGCTACGGCGGCCAGGCGGGCGTCGCCTACCCGCGCGATCCCTGGGCCCTGGACGACGGCGCCTGGGCCGAGTTCCTGTTCGTCCGGGACAACCCCAAGGGATGGTTCGCCGAGCGCTGGTTCCACACCGCCGGGTGCCGCCGCTGGTGCCACGTCCTGCGCGACACCCTCGACAACCGCATCGCCGCCTCCGGCCCGGCCGGGACCCAGCTGCCGGAACCCGATACCGGCGATGTCGACGAACCCGCCGATCCGGCCACGGCGAATCCGGCCCGCCCGGCCCCGGGGAGCCGGGCATGA